GATTATAGAGATTATGCAGAGAAACTGAAACGGTTACGTCTCAGTTGTTGAACACTCCGGCAAATCATATAATCTGTGGTGAATTTTGTTTTGTAATGCTTCTGTAACCCATGTAACGGGAATGTAACTTTTCTGTAATTCATCCGTATTCAAATTGTCATTTTTGTGTATCCTCACAGTTGTACTTTTGCCACGAATTAAGTAGCAAACAACTGAAATGAGTAGAATCACAACAACAGTCGTTACACTTCTGTTAGCGACAGCGGCCTTCGGGCAGGCCAAAGAAGATGCCGGGGATGGCAAGAAACTGGAGATGGAAACAATGGAATTTAAGGATTATCTGCCCGAAATTCATGGAACAATCCGGGGGAAATACGAATTCCAGACGGAAACACAGGAAAGTCGTTTCGAAGTACGTAATGCGCGTTTCAGCGTTTCGGGGAATGTGCATCCTTTGGTGGCTTATAAAGCTGAAATTGATCTTTCTGACGAGGGTTCTATCAAGATGCTCGATGCATATGCGCGTGTCTTTCCACTGAAAGACCTGAATTTTACAATAGGGCAGATGCGTGTTCCTTTCACGATAGACGCCCATCGTTCTCCTCATCAGCAATATTTCGCCAACCGTTCGTTCATTGCCAAGCAAGTGGGTAATGTGCGTGATGTCGGTTTTACTGCTGCCTATACAAATAAAGGCGGTCTTCCTTTTATTCTTGAAGGTGGATTATTCAACGGTTCCGGTCTGACCAATCAGAAGGAATGGCATAAGACACTGAATTATTCGGTGAAAGCACAGCTATTACCTAATAAAAATTGGAATGTAACGCTCAGCACCCAAATGATAAAACCGGGAGAGGTGCGGATTAATATGTACGATGCCGGTATTTATTATCAGAACAATCGTTTTCATATTGAAGCGGAATACTTATATAAGATGTACGGGCATGAAGCTTTTAAAGATGTACATGCTGTGAATAGTTTCATTAATTATGATTTACCGTTAAAGAAGGTGTTCAATAAGATTTCCTTCCTTGCCCGTTATGACATGATGACGGACCATAGTGACGGTAAAATGGATGAGGATGCTAAAGCTTTGATAATCAATGACTATGCCCGCCATCGTGTGACAGGCGGAATCACATTAAGTCTTTCTAAAGCTTTTATAGCCGACCTGCGATTGAACTTCGAGAAGTATTTCTATAAGAAGTCCGGCATACCTAAAGAATCGGAACAGGATAAAATCGTAATTGAATTTATGACGAGGTTCTGAAATAAGTTGAGAGTTGAGAATTGAGAGTTGAGAATGAAGATTTAAAACATTGTAGTTTTCTGGTATGAGGTGTGAGGTACTAAACTATCATTTTTTAATTCTCAATTTTCAATTTTTAATTTATCTTTGTGCCATGGCACAAGAAATAGAACGTAAATTTTTAGTTTCTGGAGAATTCAAGCCTTTTGCATTTGCGCAGAGCCGTATCGTACAAGGGTATATCAGCAGTGCTCGCGGGAGAACTGTCCGGGTTCG
The DNA window shown above is from Bacteroides faecium and carries:
- a CDS encoding porin, producing the protein MSRITTTVVTLLLATAAFGQAKEDAGDGKKLEMETMEFKDYLPEIHGTIRGKYEFQTETQESRFEVRNARFSVSGNVHPLVAYKAEIDLSDEGSIKMLDAYARVFPLKDLNFTIGQMRVPFTIDAHRSPHQQYFANRSFIAKQVGNVRDVGFTAAYTNKGGLPFILEGGLFNGSGLTNQKEWHKTLNYSVKAQLLPNKNWNVTLSTQMIKPGEVRINMYDAGIYYQNNRFHIEAEYLYKMYGHEAFKDVHAVNSFINYDLPLKKVFNKISFLARYDMMTDHSDGKMDEDAKALIINDYARHRVTGGITLSLSKAFIADLRLNFEKYFYKKSGIPKESEQDKIVIEFMTRF